In one window of Scylla paramamosain isolate STU-SP2022 chromosome 38, ASM3559412v1, whole genome shotgun sequence DNA:
- the LOC135091608 gene encoding uncharacterized protein LOC135091608, translated as MADEAEATTSTESYAWKYFEKLKCEESSRCKKCHAVIKCRGWSTSGMIRHLKSKHSIEKTENLKRPSDRSHDKDTSEVKRNSVQQKMTDFFKKEETKEEIVGKLAAVDGFSINAIAKSEFIKTSVLARGYKLPQSPTLVMDLVHKQYNVAKERVIFDINKRKNVGVRFGLSLGEYTSLKNKRYMNINLHTSDTFWNLGMARITGSLPAETAVEVVENKLAEFQVNLERDVVACVTDGASVMVKFGKLIKTCHHMCYAHGIHLAVCDVLYKKTDGNLVSLERRNVTHLQEEETDDVEAVPEEEELSSMIEVVSDEDLENIRLEDLEDDEVGNIDLSVTINKVRKIVKIFRKSPTRNEKLQMYVVSEYGKELMLKLDSKTRWNSLLDMLERFLKVKNSVAKAMIDCNMEMNITNGELKVLNDLVTALQPVKLGAERMGCRGTTILSAEGVFSFMLKELNEQKSSFSMKLQNSLYSRINERRSAVLVGLMKYLHCGKAYNSCEERLPLALPRKSAIVESAKQLLGRLFQVSDEEATTSDNVETSVNQQSSLTDRLQAAID; from the coding sequence ATGGCAGACGAGGCAGAAGCAACAACCAGTACTGAGTCTTATGCatggaaatattttgaaaaacttAAATGTGAAGAATCGTCACGATGTAAAAAGTGTCATGCAGTTATAAAGTGCAGAGGATGGTCTACCAGTGGTATGATCCGTCATCTCAAGAGCAAACATTCaattgaaaaaacagaaaatctcAAACGTCCTTCAGACAGGTCTCATGATAAAGATACAAGTGAGGTGAAGAGGAATTCTGTGCAACAGAAAATGACTGATTTTTTTAaaaaggaggagacgaaggaagaaatcGTTGGGAAGCTAGCTGCAGTAGATGGATTTTCCATAAATGCCATTGCCAAGAGTGAGTTCATAAAGACATCAGTGCTTGCAAGGGGATACAAATTGCCTCAAAGTCCAACTCTTGTTATGGATCTTGTACATAAGCAGTACAATGTTGCAAAAGAAAGGGTGATATTTGatattaacaaaaggaaaaatgttggGGTTAGGTTTGGATTATCTCTTGGTGAGTATACTTCACTAAAAAACAAGAGATACATGAACATAAATTTACATACTAGTGATACCTTTTGGAATCTAGGAATGGCTAGAATTACAGGTTCACTACCAGCAGAGACTGCAGTTGAGGTAGTTGAGAATAAGTTAGCCGAGTTTCAGGTAAACTtggaaagagatgtagttgcATGTGTAACTGATGGAGCCAGCGTCATGGTTAAATTTGGCAAACTGATTAAGACCTGTCATCACATGTGTTATGCTCATGGAATACATCTTGCTGTTTGTGATGTTCTTTACAAGAAAACAGATGGTAACTTAGTTAGTTTGGAAAGGAGAAATGTTACCCATCTCCAAGAAGAGGAAACTGATGATGTGGAAGCTGtgccagaggaagaagagttgagTAGTATGATAGAGGTGGTATCAGATGAGGATTTGGAAAATATTAGGTTAGAGGATCTGGAAGATGATGAAGTAGGGAACATAGATTTGTCTGTCACCATCAACAAAGTCAGGAAAATTGTAAAGATTTTTAGAAAATCACCCACAAGAAATGAGAAGCTGCAGATGTATGTTGTTAGTGAATATGGCAAAGAACTGATGCTAAAACTCGACTCAAAGACAAGGTGGAACAGCTTGCTAGACATGCTAGAGCGATTTCTCAAAGTAAAAAACTCAGTTGCTAAAGCTATGATTGACTGTAATATGGAAATGAACATCACAAATGGGGAATTAAAAGTGCTGAATGACTTAGTAACAGCACTGCAACCAGTGAAACTAGGGGCAGAGAGGATGGGATGCAGAGGTACAACTATTCTTAGTGCTGAAGGTGTGTTTTCATTCATGTTGAAAGAATTGAATGAACAAAAGTCATCATTTTCAATGAAGCTGCAAAATTCTCTCTATAgcagaataaatgaaaggaggagtgcGGTTCTCGTAGGCCTTATGAAATACCTGCATTGTGGTAAGGCTTATAACAGCTGTGAGGAAAGATTACCATTAGCTTTACCCCGTAAGTCTGCCATCGTGGAGTCAGCTAAACAGCTGTTAGGAAGACTGTTTCAAGTAAGTGATGAAGAAGCTACAACTAGTGATAATGTGGAAACATCTGTAAATCAACAAAGCTCACTCACTGATAGACTCCAGGCAGCCATAGATTAG